One genomic window of Oncorhynchus keta strain PuntledgeMale-10-30-2019 unplaced genomic scaffold, Oket_V2 Un_contig_2759_pilon_pilon, whole genome shotgun sequence includes the following:
- the LOC127922897 gene encoding fish-egg lectin-like codes for MPFLKQVDAGGNQFVVGVYMKDTSFCLTSSATVGYKGPGSPLPWTGLPGAVKYSSCGHFGCWAVNKNDDIFLMSLNQDCRNNGWSHIDGKLSMIEVATDGSVFGVTSAGSVYTRMRIQKPTKTKLVSGSPSLIEVATDGSVFRGQQSRPGPLTGLVMHSPKHDPPNHAPLHSHA; via the exons ATGCCATT TCTGAAGCAAGTGGATGCTGGGGGCAACCAGTTTGTTGTGGGGGTCTACATGAAAGATACCTCATTCTGTCTGACAAGTAGTGCCACAGTTGGCTACAAGGGTCCAGGTTCACCCCTTCCATGGACAGGATTGCCAGGAGCTGTGAAGTATTCTAGTTGCGGACATTTTGGGTGCTGGGCAGTCAACAAGAATGATGATATCTTCTTAATGAGT CTGAATCAAGACTGCCGAAACAACGGGTGGAGTCACATTGACGGCAAGCTTTCCATGATTGAGGTGGCAACTGATGGTAGTGTGTTTGGGGTCACCTCTGCGGGTAGTGTTTATACCAG GATGAGAATCCAAAAACCTACCAAAACAAAGCTTGTTTCCGGCAGCCCTTCCTTGATTGAGGTGGCAACTGATGGCAGTGTCTTCAGGGGTCAACAAAGCAGGCCAGGTCCTTTAACAG GTCTAGTCATGCATTCaccaaaacatgacccgccaaaccacgCTCCACTACACTCGCACGCTTAA
- the LOC118374450 gene encoding fish-egg lectin-like, translating to MRATPAILLVLCLLPASHAWDCQPVVDIKNLVQIDAGLGQVVATNTSQTPYYLVGDKWIPLSGSMKHITVGPAGIWGVNKADSIYKYVAGNWVQAAG from the exons ATGAGAGCCACTCCAGCCATCCTATTGGTCCTCTGTCTCCTACCCGCCAGTCATG CCTGGGACTGTCAGCCTGTAGTGGATATCAAGAATCTGGTGCAGATCGATGCAGGACTGGGGCAAGTGGTTGCAACGAACACAAGTCAAACCCCCTACTACCTGGTAGGTGATAAATGGATCCCCCTGTCTGGTTCCATGAAGCATATCACTGTAGGACCAGCAGGGATCTGGGGTGTCAACAAGGCAGACTCAATCTACAAGTATGTGGCCGGTAACTGGGTGCAAGCTGCAGGTTAG
- the LOC118381352 gene encoding fish-egg lectin-like codes for MRGQSLCSTKLILEIYRDIMRATAAVLLVLCLLTISHAWDCQEIVAIKNLMQIDAGLGQVVATDTSQIPYYLVGDKWIRLPGSLKHITVGPAGIWGVSNGNLMFKYVAGNWVQFATGVKQLDAGGDEFVVVANMDYVPGCLSRSASLGFMGADSSLRGIMLPGAVKYSSCGHFGCWAVNKNDDIYLMSLNQDCQNNGWSHIEGKLSMIEVATDGSVFGVNSAGQVYTRDGITASKPEGTGWSNIPMYMPMKHVTYDLGRLWVVSNSGFTMVCTH; via the exons ATGAGGGGACAAAGTCTGTGTTCAACCAAACTTATACTGGAGATCTACAGAGACATCATGAGAGCAACTGCAGCCGTCCTATTGGTCCTCTGTCTCCTGACCATCAGTCACG CCTGGGACTGTCAGGAAATAGTGGCTATCAAGAATCTGATGCAGATCGATGCAGGACTGGGGCAAGTGGTTGCTACGGACACAAGTCAAATCCCCTACTACCTGGTAGGTGATAAATGGATCCGCCTGCCTGGTTCCCTGAAGCATATCACTGTAGGACCAGCAGGgatctggggtgtcagcaacggAAACCTCATGTTCAAGTATGTGGCCGGTAACTGGGTTCAATTTGCAA CCGGTGTAAAGCAGCTGGATGCTGGGGGGGATGAGTTTGTTGTGGTGGCCAACATGGACTATGTTCCAGGGTGTCTTTCAAGAAGTGCCTCACTTGGCTTCATGGGTGCTGACTCATCCCTTCGAGGGATAATGTTGCCAGGAGCTGTGAAGTATTCTAGTTGCGGACATTTTGGGTGCTGGGCAGTCAACAAGAATGATGATATCTACTTAATGAGT TTGAATCAAGACTGCCAAAACAACGGGTGGAGTCACATTGAAGGCAAGCTTTCCATGATTGAGGTGGCAACTGATGGTAGTGTCTTTGGGGTCAACTCTGCAGGCCAAGTTTATACCAG AGACGGCATCACAGCCAGTAAACCAGAGGGCACTGGATGGAGCAATATCCCAATGTACATGCCAATGAAGCACGTGACCTACGACCTGGGCCGTCTTTGGGTCGTCTCCAATTCTGGCTTCACCATGGTGTGCACACATTAG
- the LOC127922903 gene encoding fish-egg lectin-like — MLGDQFVVVANMDYVPGCLSRSASLGFMGADSSLRGIMLPGAVKYSSCGHFGCWAVNKNDDIYLMSLNQDCQNNGWSHIDGKLSMIEVATDGSVFGVNSAGQVYTRDGITASKPEGTGWSNIPMYLPMKHVTYDLGRLWVISKSGVTMVCTH; from the exons ATGCTGGGGGACCAGTTTGTTGTGGTGGCCAACATGGACTATGTTCCAGGGTGTCTTTCAAGAAGTGCCTCACTTGGCTTCATGGGTGCTGACTCATCCCTTCGAGGGATAATGTTGCCAGGAGCTGTGAAGTATTCTAGTTGTGGACATTTTGGGTGCTGGGCAGTCAACAAGAATGATGATATCTACTTAATGAGT TTGAATCAAGACTGCCAAAACAACGGGTGGAGTCACATTGACGGCAAGCTTTCCATGATTGAGGTGGCAACTGATGGTAGTGTCTTTGGGGTCAACTCTGCAGGCCAAGTTTATACCAG AGACGGCATCACAGCCAGTAAACCAGAGGGCACTGGATGGAGCAATATCCCAATGTACTTGCCAATGAAGCACGTGACCTACGACCTGGGCCGTCTTTGGGTCATCTCCAAGTCTGGAGTCACCATGGTGTGCACACATTAG